CTGGCCGGCGTCGAGCGCCCCGAGCGCCAGGTACCACTTGCTCCAGCTCCCGCCGAGGGGCGGGACGCCGATGACGCTGAGGGCCCCGATGAGAAACGCCACCATCGTGATCGGCATGGCGCGGCCCAGCCCGCGCATGTCGCTGATCTCCGTCTTGTGCGCCGCGACATAGATCGCGCCGGCGCAAAAGAAGAGGGTGATCTTGCCGAAGGCGTGCATCAGGATGTGCATGCTGCCGCCGACCACGCCCCAGGCGTTCGCGAGCGCCGCCCCGAGGACGATGTAGGAGAGCTGGCTCACCGTGGAGTAGGCGAGGCGCCGCTTGAGGTTGTCCTGCGCCATGGCGACGAGGGAGCCCGCGATGACCGTGAAGCCGGCGGCGTACATGAGCCAGACGCTGATCCCCGACGCGCTCAGCAGGTCGAGGCCGAAGATGTAGATGACGACCTTCATGATCGTGAACACGCCGGCCTTCACGACCGCGACGGCGTGCAGGAGCGCGCTCACCGGCGTCGGCGCGACCATGGCGGCGGGAAGCCAGCGGTGGACCGGCATGACCGCGGCCTTCCCCGTGCCGAACACGAAGAGCGCGAGCAGGACGAGGAGGACGCCATCGCTCGCCCGGCCGGCCAGGATCCCCCCGACGCGGAAGTCGAGCGTGCCCGCGAGGACCCAGGTCCACGCCACCGCGAGGAGGAGAAACGCGACGGACGTGCCGACGAGGATCCCCAGATACGTGCGGGCGCCCTTCATCGCCTTCGGCGTCCCGTGGTGCGAGACGAGGGGGTAGGTCGAGAGCGTCAGCACCTCGTAGAAGAGGAACAGCGTGAACAGGTTGCCCGCGAGCGCGACGCCCATGGCGGCGCAGATGGAGACCGCGAAACAGACGTAGAACCGCGTCTGGTGCGCCTCCGCGTGCCCCCGCATGTAGCCGATCGAGTACAGCGACGTGACGATCCAGAGCCCGGAGGCCACCAGGGCAAAGAGCATGCCGAGAGGCTCCAGCCGCAGCACGAGCGGGAGGCCTGGAAGCACCCGCACCAGCTCGACACCGGGGTTCGCCCCCGCAAGGACGTGGGGCAGGAGCGACGCGACGAACCAGAAGAGCGCGACGCCGGTGGCGAGCGTGACGGCCTCCCGCACGTTGGGCCACCGGCCGAGCAGCGCGATGAGCACGGCCCCGGCGAGCGGAATCACCAGCGCCCAGTAGAGCGGGACCATGCCGCTCACCGCAGCCCTCCGAGCACGGCCTCGGCGGCCTGCCGCGCGACGCCCGCCGAGTACGCCGTGTAGATGCCGAAGAAGACCGTCGCCCCGAGGAGCACCCAGGTCGGGATCAGCATCGAGAGCGGCGCCTCGCTTGCCTCGCGAG
This portion of the Candidatus Palauibacter australiensis genome encodes:
- a CDS encoding monovalent cation/H+ antiporter subunit D family protein; amino-acid sequence: MVPLYWALVIPLAGAVLIALLGRWPNVREAVTLATGVALFWFVASLLPHVLAGANPGVELVRVLPGLPLVLRLEPLGMLFALVASGLWIVTSLYSIGYMRGHAEAHQTRFYVCFAVSICAAMGVALAGNLFTLFLFYEVLTLSTYPLVSHHGTPKAMKGARTYLGILVGTSVAFLLLAVAWTWVLAGTLDFRVGGILAGRASDGVLLVLLALFVFGTGKAAVMPVHRWLPAAMVAPTPVSALLHAVAVVKAGVFTIMKVVIYIFGLDLLSASGISVWLMYAAGFTVIAGSLVAMAQDNLKRRLAYSTVSQLSYIVLGAALANAWGVVGGSMHILMHAFGKITLFFCAGAIYVAAHKTEISDMRGLGRAMPITMVAFLIGALSVIGVPPLGGSWSKWYLALGALDAGQIIFVAVLMVSSLLNIAYLVPIPIRAFFSKPADGSDPPRFKEAPAFCVAALSFTAVGCIVLFFLADDVYRLLVPLGGG